The genomic window atgacttgtcatttcgtctacgtacctaaaaaaagaaaaagaagtattAATGACttattaaattacattaatGGCCATTTAAATagcaaaaattcaatttttaggtttattgaataaatgatatatttaaattttagattcgttgaataactgatatatttagtctatgtattaaacataatatataagttattcaatgaacctaaaaaattaatttaaaattggacaaaatttAAATGCATGTTTATTGGTTAcaatttaaaattgtatttgGTTTAATCCAATgctaataaattattttaaatttggttTAATACAGTTTTAAACATTGGACAAAATTTAAAtgcaggttttttttttttttttggtttatagaatttaaatgcatgtttatttagtttaaatttgaatttttaacaaGTGTTTCTAGGATACTATTTAACATTTACCTATTTTATATgttaacatttatatttatatattaataaaaaataataattaaattaagttaTTTGAATAATACCCATGCTCAATATGTGACTCATATTTTAAGATAGAGATAATAAAAAATactgtaatttcttgaaagtcatGTACTAATATGTCATCAAAAgatgatttttcaacacctttttttttcttaataaatgctcttaatgaatgaattgaaaacattgtttgcttaaaaaaaaaagaatgttagaataaaaacaaaaacattgtttggtaaaaaaaagtactgaaaaacaaaaaaaagattgtTAGAATCCTCTCTCTCCCCGGGAACGAAGGAGGGAAACGAACGAACACATCTCAAATCTGATAAGCGACAAATCTCACTCTTTCTTTTTACATCGCATTCTTCTTGCCAATCTCAATCGTTCAAAACCAATAATGGCCGTTGACAGAGAATCTCTCACCAATGCTGATTCTGGCCAATCTCGTCTTCACGAGCTTGGTTACAAACAAGAACTCAAACGCGACCTTTCGTAAGTTGTACAGTAACAATTTCATTTcactgttttttgtttttttgttttgataataatcattttttttcttcttcaaattgtttTTCAGGGTACTTTCAAATTTTGCgttttcattttcaataatATCAGTATTAACTGGAGTAACTACACTTTACAACACTGGTTTAAACTATGGAGGTCCTGTTTCACTTGTATATGGATGGCTTATAGCTTCTTTTTTTACCATGCTTGTTGCTTTATCTATGGCTGAAATTTGTTCTTCTTATCCAACTTCTGGTGGTCTTTATTATTGGAGTGCTAAACTTGCTGGTCCCAATTGGGCACCTTTTGCTTCCTGGATTACTGGCTGGTACTATACTCCTActtcattttaattaccattaGATTAGGCCTATTTCAATATTACTATGCTATACTATAGGAGTATTGATATTTGGGACATTACTAATGTGTGGTCTATGTTGATTTGATGCTTGATAATCGTACGAAAATGTTGACGACAAATGATGTATGCGCCTATGTTTGGTATTACGGTGGCTAAGCCAGAATCCAGAATCACCGTGATCCactgtgattttttttccttttcaaaagcTACATAGTGTAGCTTATGTGAGATCATAGTGGATCAGTGCAATTCTGGTGTATCCACTGTGATACCAAACATGACGTAGTCACCTTTAAGTAGAACTTGGGTGTCCTCCGCCTCTATGTGTCTGAGGTGTTATTGATGTCGATTCAACgagataaaataatttttttttttgaagaacctaaattagtccacccaaattggcaccaaagataatcgaacctgagatcttaaggaggagcacactcccaggtcccgagataaaataaatatgagttGAGTTTTGAGAcactgattttttattttttttggatagaaTTCCGAATGATTTTCAAGCGTGGGTCTACTGTAGATTATATGAGACAATTCCTTATCTAGAATTTACCTTAATATGAAGGGGGGAAAATAACTATTGGGGTTTGGATTAGATTTCTCAAATCTCAATGCAATTTGTAGTAATTTATTGGTGGAATCAGTTTTTGTTACTTAACTCTGTTAGTTGTTAGTACTTGTATCAGTTAGGTAGTACTACTGTAGTAATTGGATGTTAATGTATAATTCTCTCGTTTGTATCTTTTTAATCATAAAGCCGCTATTAGAGATTTTCTCTTTTTCAGGTTTTCTTTCCCTCTTTTTCCCCTCAATTCTGATTTCTTTCATATAAAGAAAGAAACACCTAAAGCCTAACAATACAAAGAAACCATCCCCccaaaacataaacaaagtTCTTAGTAGTGGCAATTCACCTTCACCCTTGACACTAACTATTGTTTTTCATAACAGTGGGCAATATCCTACACTAACTATTGTAATGCAATGCATATTCAACTTTACTGTACTGAAGTAGTAGTACTTAATTAATATGCCACCAAACTCATCCCTTGGTGGACCAGTTGAAGTAATATCAGTACTGCTTGCTAGTATCTTTCATGGTCTAGTCACTCTTGAAGTGCTCAATATAGTATTCATTCAATGAAAGAGTAAATGTTTTCTTGGGAAATTGAAAAACTTAGCATTCTAGGCAAAACTGCACtatgtaatttaatttaaagtttgaAACAGatcatttatcttcttttttttcttcctttctgTCAAATTAGTCTTTGATGTTTAAAAATGTCAATAATATTGGACCAgacttcattttttcatttgtgCTTTACCAAAAGTCTGtcttaatcatttaaaaaagtATATTACTCCATATTCAATTCACCGAGATAACATCTAAATTTGAAATTACATTGTAATGTCTGTTGTGATATCTAATCCATCGTAATTAAGATgatcttttttagtttttatccATGATTGTGACTTCGTTGGTGCCAACGAGGTTCTAATTGTGGTGCTGAGTGGTGAAACATTCTTTATAGTATATCATTCAATGATTATGTACATAAATTTGTTGCTCAAAAAAATGTACATAAATTTGTAATAGAAGTGGACTAAGAATGATTATGAGACGATTTTACTTGGGTCTGCttagttttaaatattttgtgtgCCCTGCATAAGTTGCCCAATTATTGTGTGCAGCAGATGAATCAATCTGCTAACTAAGAATTGATATTATTGATACCTAAATTTTGTCATAGAAAGATAATGGTGAAGAATCTCCCCTGTTTTCAATATTTTCCATTAGCAATTTTCATGTTGAATTCATACTTCAGTATACATGCCGAGTAAAAAAGTCACAAAATTTTGAactgtatattttttatttaattattcagTAGTATAATTATAAGATCAGCGACAAGATGGAACTTTTATCAAGTTCACTTGCAAAACTGATAGTTATCGATAATAATATGGCACATGACATTAAATCATTTCTTCCCTTTCCACTATTCTTCCCAATTTTATAAGGTAAAATGTTCAAACAGATATTTTTAAAACTTCAATGCTTTTAACCAATAACCaacaaacaatttttcatttcatatgTACTACTGAGTTATACAGATTGATTTTGTTGCTCCTCTCAATGACTGTATCTTGAAAATGAAGCGTTATTGGTTACGTAGTGTGTCAATGTCGAGACTAATAGTAAGATACACTGCTATATTTGCTTTCCTAAACTGACTTCTCTGATTTGTGTTGACtgatttctctattttttgcaggttcAATATTGTTGGTCAGGTATTCTTGTGAAGATAAATATTCTAGAATTTCAACATCCTTCACTTTTCACTGCAAGGTCAAACTTGTGTGTGATGTAGATTTCTATAACCCAATCTACACTCTAACTTTTGATTTCTTTCCATTTGCAGTGGGCAGTGACAACAAGTGTAGATTTTTCACTTGCACAGCTCATTCAGGTTATCATTCTTCTTAGTACTGGTGGAAAAAACGGCGGTGGTTATGAAGGATCCAAATATGTAACTATTGCTTTCCATGGTGGAATTTTGGTCCTACATGGTATATTGAACAGCCTTCCAATCTCATGGTTATCATTCTTAGGACAGTTGGCCGCTTTCTGGAATGTTTTAGGTacgaaaaaaaagaaaacttccTTTTCAagctttcttttttaaaattcagTACTCTGAGGTAACCCTTTTGTGGGATATCTAATTGGAATGGACAATTTTTTAGGTGTTTTTGTGCTTATGATTATCATTCCATCTGTTGCACCGGAAAGAGCGAGTGCCAAGTTTGTTTTCACTAATTTCAATAGCGACAACGGGGAAGGAATCAATAGTAAGCCGTATATATTTCTCTTGGGACTTCTAATGAGTCAGTACACCCTAACAGGATATGATGCATCAGCTCATATGGTATAATATCCCTTTCtgctttttaatttcttttcccAGAATTTATTGTCTAGAAAAAGTTTTAGAAATTTCCTTTTTGTGCCATTCATTTTCTTTGATGGATTGAAGTTACTAAATGATTTAGACTAAGATTTCTTGTTTAATGTAAACTTGTAAATTGTATTCAGACAGAGGAAACCAAGGACGCTGATATTAATGGACCAAAAGGAATTATTAGTGCTGTTGGGATATCTGTTATTGCTGGATGGGGTTACATACTAGGAATTACCTTTGCCGTTACCGATATCCCTTACCTTTTG from Trifolium pratense cultivar HEN17-A07 linkage group LG1, ARS_RC_1.1, whole genome shotgun sequence includes these protein-coding regions:
- the LOC123897356 gene encoding amino-acid permease BAT1 homolog — protein: MAVDRESLTNADSGQSRLHELGYKQELKRDLSVLSNFAFSFSIISVLTGVTTLYNTGLNYGGPVSLVYGWLIASFFTMLVALSMAEICSSYPTSGGLYYWSAKLAGPNWAPFASWITGWFNIVGQWAVTTSVDFSLAQLIQVIILLSTGGKNGGGYEGSKYVTIAFHGGILVLHGILNSLPISWLSFLGQLAAFWNVLGVFVLMIIIPSVAPERASAKFVFTNFNSDNGEGINSKPYIFLLGLLMSQYTLTGYDASAHMTEETKDADINGPKGIISAVGISVIAGWGYILGITFAVTDIPYLLNENNEAGGYAIAEVFYLAFKRRYGHGFGGIICLGIVAVAIFFCGMSSVTANSRMAYAFSRDGAMPLSSLWHKVNSQEVPINAVWLSVIISFCMALTSLGSIVAFEAMVSIAVIGLYIAYALPIFFRVTLARKRFVPGPFNLGIYGVLVGWIAVLWVAIISILFSLPVSYPITIETLNYTPVAVGCLLIIVLSYWIISGRRWFRGPVTNI